The Arvicola amphibius chromosome 4, mArvAmp1.2, whole genome shotgun sequence genome includes the window ctccgagtgctgggattaaaggcgtgcgccacctctcaagacaggattttttttttaatgaaacagcCCTGGGCTGTCCCGGAGCTTGCTCTGTAGGCgaggctgatcttaaactcccagagatttgcctacttatacctcctgagtgctgggattaaaggcgtgagccgtCACCGTCAGCCCGTGTTACTTTTTAATACTCTAACTGGCATTCCCCAGGCTATAGTTTATCTCATTCTAATGCAACTCAATGACTTCTCTTCCTTAATCGTATGCCAGGCATTGGACAAGGCCAGGAGGGGGACATATGCCAGTGAACAGGATTCAAGCTCCACAGGACTCACAGATAATGAAAGGAAACAGACTTCCAATCTGCAGACCCAAAAGAGAGAGAGGTCTATGTAGCAGCAGAACCAAGCCAGAGGCAGAAAATGGTGGTGGCATAGCAATGCAGCTGAAGGCTTTCAGATGCTTCCCTTTAAGAGCATTTGAGGTAGAAGAGGCAGCAAAGCCCAAGCATGTTTGGGACGATCTGGAAAAGATCTGGGCCTTTCTGAATGAGGATCGTCAGATGCAGAACCTGGTAGGGCAGGCTGCAAAGGCAGGCAGGGGCTGCTTGTGGAAACCCTTGAGAGCCACAGGATGCTGCTCTAAACCTAGTGGGCAGCAGAGGGTCATTGAAAGCTTATGGGATGGCAGTCAGTGACCATGTGTGTCCTTAAGACAGGTTGGCAGggcatgaggaggaggaggagggcctaagcacagcagaggaagcagagacagaaagaccagCTGAAGGCTGGCTGTCTTAGTAGAGAGCAGCCAGTCATCCGGGGCTGGAGAAGGCCCCTTCCAGGGTGTGTTGGTGGGGGTGTGACTGGAGTCACTCTCTTGGAGTCTGCCTTGATTTACAGTCTAGGAAAGGACTATCAAAAATCTCTAGTTTTCTCAGAGCCAGAGAAAAACCATGGAGTCCGGGAATCTGAGTTTCTCAGCATGAGGTCAACTTGCCTTTTCCACTTCTCTTTGGGTTTTCTGGGTTTACCCCAAGTTGTGAAGTTCACAAACAACacatctcaccccccccccaactcctgcTGGACCTGCTGTTTCCCTTGTGACCCATGTCACCCTCTGTTGGGTCTGCCCACTGCTGGAGCCTGTAGGTCAGCCACTtaaaaggttgaggcaggaggattgctggaatccaggagtctgaagtcagcctagGTGACACATCACATATTGAGGGCCTTTGAAAAAACAAACCGAAAAAGATCAACAAGTAAAAAGACCGTTTCTCCTCAGCTGAGAGAGGTCGATtggtgtttttttgagacactctCACTTGGAGCCCATGCTAGTTTTTGACtccagatcctcccacctcagcctccccagtgctggaattacaattTATGCCACGACCCCTGACTCCTCCCCTCCGTAGGGCCACCGGCTGGATGATCTTGTCCTCAGACTTCCAACCTTGGTCAACTGCCAGAGAAGTTTGTCAATGGATCACAGAAACAACTGATTTCTCCAGAAACTGACCAGGGGTACCCAGAAGAAGAGACCCCTGTTCTTTCCTAGGGGAGCCCACTTTGCCTGGGCCCAGGAAACCCCCTATTAATGAACCAGCTGGAGCCCCGATGAAAGCTAGAATGTGATCCGTGAAATGAAGCTGCTGGACATTagtatgaatttattttatttatttatttttgttttctgtgcagccctggctgttctagaacttgctctgtagaccaggctggcctctgaactcacagagatccacctgcttctacctcctgagtgctgggattaaaggcgtgtgccgccacaccTAGTCACTGTGATCtaaaatttttacttatattattttcaatttatgtgtgtgtgtgtgtgtgcgtgtgtgtgtgtctgtctgtctgtctgtctgtctgaatgtGGGTATGTGCAGGAGTCAGTAGAGGCCAGAAGCATCAAAccccctagacctggagttaaCAGAGAGTTGTgatctgtctgatgtggatgctgggaacagaatttgggtcctctggaagagcagcaatgcCCTAACTATCGAGTCATCTCTTCAACCATTATTGCGATTTTAGGCATGTCCAACCTGTGATCTGTAGGCTGCATGCAATTCATGTAGCCAAGAATAGCTATGAATGTCACCTAACACAAAACGGGGGAATTTAATAACATGTAgtcaggagctagagagatgcttcagcaattaaaagcactcgctgctcttccagagaacctgagttgagTTCTGAGTATCCAAGTTGTGATCTGAgtacctcttctggcttccaaaggtACATATACACAGGTActcacacatgtggcacacacacacacgtaaatgaaaaaataaatcttaaggaacTGGTCTTGGTGGCACCTgtctttaaacctagcactctggaagcaaaggcaggtggatctctgagtttgagactggactcagtctggtctgcaaagcacaaagcgagttccaggatagccagggctacacagaggaaccctgtctcgaaaaacaagacaaaaatctttttaaaattacgagggtttttttttttgttgttgttgttgttgtttgttttgtaactCAGTTGCAGGGCTCTCCAGTGtggaactttgtagatgacaacgCTGTATCGCAATGTCAGAAAGTCGCACCGCTCTTGGAGGGTTTTGCCCCGGCGGTGGCTGTTGGGAAAAGAGCATGCGTTTGCTTTGCACGTTGCTAACTCTCTACTTGCCGCTCAGGAGCAGATGCTCCAAACTCCTCAGTTCTCTCAGAGTGAAGAGGACTCTGGGATTTTCCTTGCACTTTCAAGGTCCTGGTTAGGTTCCTGGTCTTCACGATGACGTCCCGTAGTTCTTCAGCACCGGTGAGTTGCCGGCGTCCCGAGGGATTCCCAgatctgagggggggggggagataacgCTTGGGGTTTCCCCCAGAGGATAGGAGCAGCAAGTCCGGCCTTCCCCCAGGCGGGGCTTTGAACGCTTGAGGCTACATCCAGCCCGGGAAGCCACTGAGTCCCCCACAACCCTAGACCACCAATTCTGGGAGTGCTATGGGACAGCTGATAGCCAAACTGATGCGAATCTTTGGGAGCCAGGGTAAGGGGCGCATCGGACAGCCCAGTGACCTCTTTGATTCCGCTGTCTTCTGAGATTCTTGGGATTTGGGGGTCGTCGGGGAAGACGGACTGGGAACTTTGGGTTCTAGAGTTCATTGTGAGCATTCCCATATGCTCCACggcctcctctctgctctcctcctcgcactcttcctgtcccttcccttcaGTGTGCTCAGTGCATGGGGGTGGGAAGCTTCTTGCCCCTaccccaccacccggctatgcTGAGCGCAACCTGGATAAGTCAGTTTCCTCCGATGGTGACTTAGAGGCCCCCCGTGCTTCGGACCCTCAGACAATCGCTTTCTAGAAATGTGGAGGGAGATGGAATGGGGTCAGCTCTCTCTTCCACATTCCTGGAGAGGTTCTGGGGTCCGGTCCGATAGCAAGTGAAGTGGTACAGTCCCTAGTCCGCGGGGGTCGCGTTTCCCAGCGCATCCTAGAGATGAGGCGGaaggtggggtgagatggggaagGTCCCCAGCCTGACGGGAACGCATTTCCCAGCGCACCCTAGGGATGGGGGGCGGGGAACCGGACGACACAGAAAACTGAGTTCTACATCAAAGTGGTTAGGTTCGGAATTGCCAGGAGAAGGGTGGAGCCGGGAGAGGAGAGGGTACCCAAgtagggaggagggtgaggacaAGAAGCCTACTGGGGACACCCAAACCCATTGTTGTCGGGGTTAGCTCTGACCTTGCCCTTCTCCTGGATGCCTCCAGAGCACAAAGTCATCATCGTGGGACTGGACAATGCAGGAAAGACCACCATTCTCTACCAGTTGTAAGTAACGTCAAGGTGAACAGAGCGGGCTGGGCCTCACACCAGACTGATAGTCATTTGGGCCCATCACCAGAGCCCTTCCCTGGGTTCGTGGGCAGCGGCAGACAAGAAGAATGATGGAAGGACGCTGGTGTGACTTTTCTGAGTGGCTGTAGGCCTAGATTTGAATTCTGCAAGCTGTGGGCGACCCCCAGTTCCACCGCCTCCCGCAATCAGTCCTGATCACACGCACCTCAGTCCTGGCAGGTTTGGAATGCCAAGAGGTCTCTCTCCTCGCTGCTCTTGGCTCCCCCTGGCGGCAGGGCCCTTCTCACCCTTGCATCTTACACTTAATTGTTAACTGCGTCCCCATCTTCAAATCCCTGTGCGGACTGTGAGCTCCCCCGAAGCTCTGCAGCTCCGGGTCTATCGGACAAGCTGCGCAAACAGCCACCCGCGCTTTCCCAGGCTTTTGCTCAGGATGGAATCTCTCCTGATTTTTGCTTCTCCGAGAaagtaatatgtgtgtgtatatatgtatacatatacatacatacacacacacacacacacacacacacacacatatataggtcTGGCGGTGTTGGTCAATGGTGCATAGGGGAATGCTTGCCTAGAATTCTGGAGACTCTAGATTCCTAACATCGTtagattagaaaagaaaaattcaaacaatACAAAGTCCTCACTCCCAATCTTCCTCCTTATAACTTCTTGGTAAGCTTTCAGAAAACACGTGTAAACTGGACATAGTTCTCCTTGCCTACAATTACGGCCCTCTAGAGGTTAAGACAGGGGCATCTCGTATTTGAGGTCATACAATGAGGTATGaccgttaaaaaaaaaaggaaagaaaagaaaaaaagaaaaagaaaaacaacccctCAGGGggacaaacaaaatgaaaacaaacaaaaaaaaaattttgtgtttttttttcgcCTTTAAACCAGTAAAGGGTCTGGTGGCCCTCACTCGGATCTACGTGGTTCTTCACAACTCCCACAATTCTAGTGTGGTCCACAGACCAGAAGCCTCTGAGATTGTTGTCTGGGGTCGCAGGCCGGGCCACACTTGAATCAACTCCCACCTTTCTTTTCCTGCACCAATCACAGGACTTCCACCAGGGACGGCTTGGTCGCCCGGGGCTGAGTTGTTCTGAATTGAACTCAGCCACTCCGGGAGTAGAGGGACGACGCCTAGAGCTGGGCCGAGACCTCAGAACCTTTTGCCTCTCTAGCCTGATCAATGAGGTGGTTCACACGTGTTCCACCATTGGTAGCAACGCAGAAGAAATTGCTCTTCAGAAGACCTGGTTCCTCATGTGGGACTTAGGGGGCCAGGAGGCTCTGTGCTCCTCCTGGCTCCTTCTGGCTCCTCCTGGGACATTTACTACTCCAGTACAGAGGTGAGGAGGAAACCAGGTCTGGGAGGTCCAAGAGCTGACTGCATTTATCAGCTTTCTAGTCGCTTACCATACTCTCTGAGCCCAGCTTCTACCACCTGGGATGTGATTGACTAACGGCCAGCTGGGCTGAAAGGGAACAATAAACAATGTGTCAGATATTTAACTGCGTAGCATTCGTGAAGATTTCTGAATCCTAAAGAacgaaaacattaaaaaaataaaatttcaatatataaataaaaatataaaagagagaaGGGCATTGGCAGCgtgcacctttgatcccagcactcaggagccaggggcaggcggatctctgtgaggtcgaggccagcctggtctacagagcaagttccaggacaggctccaaagctacacagagaaattgtgtCTTGAAAAGTCAATATATATGAGAAAGATTTTCAAATCCTAAAATGagtgtggtggtccatgcctagaatcccaacacttaagggacagagacaggttCCAGACTGCCTTGGGTTGCATACCAAGATCTTGtctccaaagaataaaatataaggtGATTAAAAATAGGTCCATCCTGGTGCAAATGGCAGGCTGCACAGTTCCTTTCCTGTGGGACTGGCACTTGGGTAGGGCAGAGGCCTAACCGTCCATAGGAAGCATCTTCACCAAAGAGAAAGCttgcagctcacatcttgctcctGCTGGGCAGTTTGTCATCCTTGTGATCTACAGTACAGACCGGAATCGGAACCACCCGGGAGCTGAGCTGTGTAAGATGCTGGCTCATGAGGTAATCCCCCTGAACTGGGAAGCCACCAGTGAGACTAGCTGTGTGCTCTCAGGCTGGTCACGTGCTAGTTATTATAGATAAAGGGTCTGGTCAGTGCCCTCAGAACGACCGAGCCCAGAAGCCAGAGCTGCTGGCTCAAAGACCGAGCTCGCCACCACTCCCTGTGAGACCCTGAGCGGGTTGATTGGTTTCTAATAAGTTGTCTCACTTCTACCAATAAGGAGGACCGTTACATGGGGATGGCGGCTCTTACATGTTACATGGGGATGGCGGCTCTTACATGCAATCTGGACAGCTGAGGCTGATGGCTATgaggttgaagccagcctgggctccacatagagttccaggccagcctgggctacagagtgagagtcTGTTTTCTAAgacacaaacaagcaacaacaataacaaaacaatgtCTGAGGTTCTCGTAACCACCCTGAAAGCAGTTGTAAGACATCCCAAGAGCTGATGGGGTTACTAATGTCCGGGTGGACCATGGGCCTCTCTTGCTAAGACAGTTGGGCAGGGATCCCAGAGGACTCTTGAGATTGTGGGAGGGAGGCCTGGCTGGCTGACCTGGGCGGGGCTCTTCTGCCCACAGGCACTTCAAGAAGCCTCAGTCCTGATCTTTGCCAACAAGCAGGATGTGAAAGACTCCATGAACATAGTAGAGATCTCCCAATTCCTCACACTCAGTGCCACCAAGGACCACCCGTGGCATATCCAGGGCTGCTGTGCCCTCACCGGAGAAGGGTCAGTTCCCCACCTTTCCCTGGCCTGGCCCAGCCAATGGGCAGCAGGTTACAGGAaccctctcctgtctccttccagtcAGGATGTGGCCCACAGTTGACTCCAGGCCCAGTAAGCTGGACACAGGCCCATAACTAAGGCCCTAGGAGCCTGCAGAGCCCCTGTGCTCCAAGGGCTTGCTCTAATAGTAAGCACTAAGACTCCCCCCAAACAATAGGGATGGTAGGGACTGAGAAACTCTTCAGAGAAGTGGATACCGTGGCAGAAGGGCCAGGGTAACTGATTTTGTCTCCGTGGTCGGGGACAGCTGAGATCCCAGTGAAGAGGGAGAAGCTGTGGAAAAACTTCAGGGGACTGGCCTTCAAGGTGGAAGTCCCCAACTCTCTGACTGTTTCTTACTAGTCAAAGGAGGGGGTCATACTTCCGTCTCCCCCCAGCTCTGCAGGGAGTGACTGGCAGGATTTCTTCATTAGGCTTTTCTGAATGCCTTTGTGCCAAGTACTGTtctgggaattagaaaaaaaaataaaactaaacggTGGTGAATGAACCAGACAAAACTTCCTGCCTAGGGGCTGGTGACTAGCGGCCCACGCCTGAAGCCCTGAACTATTTATTGCATACTTGTAATACTTGGgcggtagaggcaagaggatcagaagttcaaggtcatcctcggacTATCCAAGGCTAGACTGGGCTAAGTACCAAATCCCCgccacaaaaatcaaaacagaaaccaagtgAGACACAGGAAGGtggagagcagaaagaaagattGGGGCTAGGTGGGGAAACTGTGTGCACAGGCCCTTGATCAAATACCTCAGGGTGTGAAGGGCTGTAGTTCTCCAAAAGGGCCTTCCACGAGGCCTGGATATTTCCTTTTATCTCCCCTgtctagatattttttttttgaaaaaaagaaaattttaaataagtgaaCCCAAGGGACCACAGATTTCTGGCAATATGTttctcaccttattttttttttttttataagatttattatccttacagtattctgcctgcatgtaggcctgaaggccagaagagggcaccagatctcattacagatggttgtgagccaccatgtggttgctgggaattgaactcaggacctttggaagggcaggcaatgctcttaaccactgagccatctctccagcccctgtttctCACCTTATTAGGAACTCTCATCTTCTCCAGTCTACAGTCTGATTCACAGTACTCCCTGGAACCCCACGTGCCGATCCCTGGGCCTCCACGTGCAGTTCCCTGGGCCCCCACGAGCCGTTCCCTGGGCCCCCAAGTGCCGTTCCCTGGGCCAGGCTAAGCTGGGTGATGACAGACATGGCCAAGTGTCCACTTCTGCTCTGGAGGTGTTTTTCACCTCATGAGGAGCTTGGCTCTTCCCAAGCCTTTGAGGTCACACTGCTACTGCCCCTAGTGACAAAACAGGACACAGAAGGCTTGCCCAGGGACACTGCTCAGGGGCCCAGGAAGGTGAGTCTCGGAGCTGCCTCAGAGGAACTTCCGGAGTCACCTAGACCTCTGACTCCTTATTTTTGGGAATTCATTTAATGTCCATCCCGTCTGCTAGACTGTGAACCTCGTAGAATGACCTCTTCTCCCCAGGAGCCCCAGCCCCCAGCACAGCAGTTCTGCTGTGCTCTGGAATTCAGCTCACCTCCCTTCTACCATTAAGTGATTGGGTATGACCTTGGCTACCCTCTCAGTCTGTCCATCGGAGCTTTCCAGCCCTCGTCTTCTGGGAAACGCTGATGGTGCTTCGTgccatcccttcctccctgcagGCTGCCAGCTGGGCTTCAGTGGATGCAATCTCAGACCACGACCAACTGAAGTTGCCGCCTGAGGCATACCAGAAGCCGCATGGTTAGCACCGGTGAGACACCCCGTCATTTGCTGGTGGAAGCGGGGTGTCTGGCTATGGACAGAGAGATTGCCACTGGCTTCTCATTTGTCACCGAGGAgctggatcaaagacttcaagaTGGTGCAGACAGAGCCATAGATGCAACTGTCTCCCACTCTATCACCGAAGGTGTGAGGAGACAAGGGGAACCTTCTGGGTGTGTTGGGGGATCCCCTCCCAGTCTTCACCTTCTGTCTGCTCGGAAAGCAAGGGATTTTTGACATTGTGCCATATCCTTTGGACAAAGGAGATTCCGATAAAGGAGCCAACAGGACCGGGCCAAAACTTGCCTGGTGCGGTGAGATGGACCggtggaggatgggaggagagaaccttCCAGACAGAGGCAATCCTTCACACTGCAGGAATCGATTGATGccctcccatccctctctcctttctgctccctcttggGTGCTAACTCTGATCCCAGCTTTCGGGGTCTAAGTCACCACGTGGAGTCTCTCAGTGTTCATCCAGTGTGAGTCCTCACTCCTCTCAAATGTCAAAGTTTTCTCCAGGACCTACTTATTTGTCTTTgggtcaggatttttttttttttaaacattgcattgaaattttaaaagtgaagGTATTTAGTAAGTGCCATTAAAAACGTCTCTCCTCTTATTTCTGTCCATTCCTAAAACTGGCTTTTGTATTTTGCCTAAAGGTTTGCGGAGGGTACGGGGATGGGAGGAGTCACCTTGGAAACTGGGCTGGGGAGCCGGTTGCTTCAATGCTCCTTTTGGTTAAAGAACTTGGTTATGGTTGGCCAGGTTGAAGGGCATTGGTACCCGCTAACCAGGACTGGGGCTCTTGGCCCTAGAGTTAGTGGTGATGAGAGGCTTGATAATGATCCACTAAGAAGGGGACCCCAGAGGGAGCAAAAGGCCCCACTGCCCTTTAGAGGTGATGCTAAAGATGGATTGGAGGCCCATGCTGCCGTTCAGGGACCTAAACAGGATAGCATGTCCCTTTCCCAATCAGGCAGTGGACCTTcaggcagagaaacagaaccCAGGATATTTAATTTTGTAGTTTCCCTGAGATGTGGTTATGAAAGAAAAACTTGTGAATTCTAGACATTTCGGTCCTACTTTATGTTTCCATTAGGTTATTCTTGACATAACAAATATTGTAAAAACACAGCAGGGACCTAAAAATCTTTTCCATAGAAATTCATTCGGATAAACCCTTTCTAGCACgttgggggtatagctcagtggtagagcatttgactgcagaTCAAGAGGTCCCCGGTTCAAATCCGGGTGCCCCCTCACAGCGCTTAGCTGTGTGATGCTTTTTACTAAACTGACCTAGCTTGAAACTTTAGAAAGGGGTACTCCCCGAGTACCCTGCATTTTGCTGAAGCGGTGGGCCGACCGATACCCCGAGGCAGCCTCTCGTGAACCGCGTGGAGTGGGTGGGTGTACTCGGGAGCCGGTGACCTCGACGGCTGTCCCTCCCTCAGGGAGAGCTGAGTGTCTAGGGTCGGGCTGAGGTTGGAGGCAGAAGGTCTGGAGAAGTCGCGTGAACGTGTAGGAGTGAGAGAGCACTCGGAGAAGAAGCAGTGGCGGAGCTGCTGAGTAGGACCCCGCAGAGGCGCGCCCGGGCCGCCAGGGATCGTCTGTATCTTTCTGGCTACGTTTCCTCGGACCGGCAGGAGGACTCTTAGAGCGCCAGGAAACACTTTTTGTTTTCAAGCAAGCGGTCGGCACGTTAGTTCCTTATAATTCCTGAGAACTTCGAACCCGATTTTGCCTTTACTTTTAGAGATGCTTTATTGCGCCTGCGCCAGAATTGCATTTAGTAGTTACTGGCGGACGCTCACCGGCAgagggggtatagctcagtggtagagcatttgactgcagaTCAAGAGGTCCCCGGTTCAAATCCGGGTGCCCCCTGCTGtacgttttcttttttaaacatgcAACATTTATTTAGATGGCTTCCTTTCGTTCCACGTGTTTTCATGGTAACGTTTCCTTTGCCAACTTCCAGACAGTCCGGAAGCAATGACGGCGGTGGTGCCTCTCAGAATGTGATTACCAGCAACACTTTAGGCCCATGCTAGAAATGAAGATTCCTGTGAAGTAGCCTGGGGTGGGGCTAGAGTTCTGAGGAGAGCTCCAGGTGCACGCCCAAGTTCTAGAGGCTTGCGTTTAGAAACTTGTAAACAACATTTCTTCTAATACTTCCAAGTTGCTGCTTTTGCCTGACCCCTAATAAAAGACCTTATACAAATGCAGCGCGGGCACCAAGCCTGGCGATGCACGAAGACACCAGACCCAGGTTGGAGGTCCCTCACGGGACGCTCTAGAGGCTCTCCACGGCGCCTGCGCCGGCGGAAAGAGTCGGGAGAGTTGCAAAACGTCCACCCGGTGGCTCATCACAAGTCCACTGGGTGGCGGTAGGAGGCCGCAGCTGGAAAAGACAGCCAATTCGGTTCTCCTGTCCCCCGCCCCAGGCTGTCAAGGGAGAATTCAGGTTAGGATTTGGGGATTCTTCAGGTTAGAATTTAGGGATTCTGTGATCCGCTTGGTGGGGCTCACACCAGTAATCCTCTCAGTAACCAGAAACAGGAAGCTTGGTCCTGAGTTCGAGCCCAATCTGGTCTAAAATGTGAttccctgtctggaaaaaaaaaaaaaaaaaacagcagtaaCAACCAAAAACTTCTGCTGCAGCGCTTGCCTTGGCCCCTCGTATTCCACAAAGGGTTGAGGTCGGAGAGAGGCAGCCTCTGGACTCTTGGAACAGCAAGAGAGTGGAACTGTAtcctggaagaggagagagaatttagttttcatttccttcctgggGTCCTTCCTTCGGTCTCCGTGTCAGGCTACCCACCTACTCAAGACCACAGGCTACTTCTCCTGTCCCCCCAGCACCTCCTTCTTGGGATGTGCCCCATGAAGCAGCCTCTGCACCCTTTCTTTCTGCGTTCTTCAGGTCTCCAGCACGGAGGAAGCCAGGGCCCCTCAGTCCTCTCCACGCTCTAGGCCCCAGTTCTTTGCCTTCACACAAAGTAGGTCACAGGCACCTTTGCGCCTTGACCTGGTTCTATGCCGTCTATCAAATCTCCTAAATTGCGGGTATTTTTATTCTctcctggaaggaaa containing:
- the Arl5c gene encoding LOW QUALITY PROTEIN: putative ADP-ribosylation factor-like protein 5C (The sequence of the model RefSeq protein was modified relative to this genomic sequence to represent the inferred CDS: deleted 2 bases in 1 codon) — encoded protein: MGQLIAKLMRIFGSQEHKVIIVGLDNAGKTTILYQFLINEVVHTCSTIGSNAEEIALQKTWFLMWDLGGQEALLLLAPSGSSWDIYYSSTEFVILVIYSTDRNRNHPGAELCKMLAHEALQEASVLIFANKQDVKDSMNIVEISQFLTLSATKDHPWHIQGCCALTGEGLPAGLQWMQSQTTTN